From the genome of Hymenobacter sp. PAMC 26628, one region includes:
- a CDS encoding DUF58 domain-containing protein: protein MTFFLTRRFFLLLVALITGFAVAFFLPWLLGPVRVVGLLLGALVGLDAALLYAPAKGPGAPVFGRRVLGDKLANGSDNDIQLFIENRYRFPIQTETIDEIPHQFQRRDVLFKAAIKPGETQVIRYQLRPTKRGEYEFGALNIYAASPLGLVRRRFRYDAQRMVPVYPSFLQMRQYELLAIHNRLTEVGVKRIRRVGQSQEFEQIRPYAAGDDPRTLNWKATARRTGTGAADALVVNHFQDERAQPVYCLIDKGRVMRMPFDGLSLLDYAINATLVLSNIALLKHDKAGLITFSNKPGAALLADRRPGHLLKILEVLYRQKTQYLESDFALLYATVRARVRQRSLLVLFTNFETLHGMQRQLPYLRRLAQDHLLLVVFFENTELRAYLGAPAETTEDVYNQTIAEKFAQEKRQIVLELQRYGIHALLTAPKDLNVNTINKYLEFKARGLL, encoded by the coding sequence TTGACTTTTTTCCTAACGCGCCGCTTCTTCCTGCTCCTCGTGGCCCTCATCACGGGCTTCGCGGTGGCGTTTTTTCTGCCGTGGCTGCTGGGGCCGGTGCGCGTGGTGGGGCTGCTGCTGGGGGCCCTGGTGGGGCTAGATGCGGCGCTGCTGTACGCGCCAGCCAAGGGCCCGGGGGCCCCGGTGTTTGGGCGGCGGGTGCTGGGCGACAAGCTGGCCAACGGCTCGGACAACGACATTCAGCTGTTCATCGAAAACCGCTACCGCTTTCCTATTCAGACGGAAACGATTGACGAGATTCCGCACCAGTTTCAGCGGCGCGACGTGCTATTTAAAGCCGCCATTAAGCCGGGCGAGACGCAGGTGATTCGCTACCAGCTGCGGCCCACCAAGCGCGGCGAGTACGAGTTTGGGGCCCTGAACATCTACGCCGCCTCGCCGCTGGGGCTGGTGCGCCGCCGGTTTCGCTACGACGCCCAGCGGATGGTACCGGTGTACCCGTCGTTTTTGCAGATGCGGCAGTACGAGCTGCTGGCCATCCACAACCGCCTCACGGAAGTGGGCGTGAAGCGCATCCGGCGGGTGGGCCAGAGCCAGGAGTTCGAGCAAATCCGGCCCTACGCGGCCGGCGACGACCCGCGCACCCTCAACTGGAAGGCCACCGCCCGCCGCACCGGCACCGGCGCGGCCGACGCCCTGGTGGTGAACCACTTCCAGGACGAGCGCGCCCAGCCCGTGTACTGCCTTATCGACAAGGGCCGCGTGATGCGCATGCCCTTCGACGGCCTGAGCCTGCTCGACTACGCCATCAACGCCACGCTGGTGCTCAGCAACATCGCCCTGCTCAAGCACGACAAAGCGGGGCTCATCACGTTTTCCAACAAGCCCGGGGCCGCCCTGCTGGCCGACCGCCGGCCCGGCCACCTACTGAAGATTCTGGAGGTGCTGTACCGCCAGAAAACGCAGTATTTGGAGTCGGATTTTGCGCTGCTCTACGCCACGGTGCGGGCCCGCGTGCGGCAGCGCAGCCTGCTGGTGCTGTTCACCAACTTCGAAACCCTGCACGGCATGCAGCGCCAGCTGCCCTACCTGCGCCGCCTCGCCCAGGACCACCTGTTGCTGGTCGTCTTCTTCGAAAACACCGAGCTGCGCGCCTACCTGGGGGCCCCGGCCGAAACCACCGAGGACGTGTACAACCAGACCATCGCCGAGAAATTTGCCCAGGAAAAGCGCCAAATTGTGCTCGAATTGCAGCGCTACGGCATCCACGCACTGCTGACGGCCCCGAAGGATTTGAACGTCAATACCATCAACAAGTACCTGGAATTCAAGGCACGCGGACTACTATGA